A stretch of the Xyrauchen texanus isolate HMW12.3.18 chromosome 20, RBS_HiC_50CHRs, whole genome shotgun sequence genome encodes the following:
- the LOC127660944 gene encoding uncharacterized protein LOC127660944 isoform X3 codes for MRCYTGKNLVINEFIMADQDAPLDLSLKKIKVENLEQDGVLDLSTKKDFNKGHASSFRNSHGHVSPAAPLVKRDHGDVSLAQVRDLHSASTLEQFMSNLCLHHQHQIVDALGFLQTEVKTVAPSSSFQAPAPTLSEKQRTTSCNHLSFEARSEIQWSERTCSVDAAVSITRTQESSFVRSSEEDTEEALNADVSSIAPVMTEMPVDIHNLGVGFLCSSSCRTGVECGNVITPKSPSLFIMNKTKFDHLEPKELLGSSIQRVGTNTVKKCLCNAERCLPTCSAESDNAELSFKCAQKCSIVKNKDESVTHPTIQMTSTVALPISPRTARKSRKGSCVTQRNCASNYILNEPDCDLVFIRKSITECQPQSRNRLHPRQNARKSTRGHKYIEEFLELKTVRTLARKFVSDASGNCPAHLPDVHTSVTPKQSLSKPDSVPLMNAPFTGDCMENVIQKLPSEQILKNEMPGDVVNVTNQGLMLETTQTCKTENNYQISHELACKRSELTMQQDLITNALCCVPNTIVHEKHKDMVEVIESTETTEHIVQIEGSDSKKGPLLKDVVCGLGSKCQDKSTEPSLRCSVSPNIAEDDSTREFSVESRNDSNQNLSKVKISADPKEQSEVVEIKANTEEDQGAQEQDLHDVEMNVKMANTSKLPMESRGDSEVSSLMEVIAGQPLLKCNEKDMSLHTQKDLDAKMVLAKQAVFSDRCLRSRGSKGSIDVVKGTKCDASELVNSKMTHSNDESTKIPCVKQPLNSIETNVHSEGEHNLKTSENRERGAKSNKRLVLDHTVEMRQKQKSKSAVEKDEHQSPNIKTDNDDKVTIMSPDVLETVSITSTIKTGQGSESSEKMALRSSHNELSISRENSSPIKKFPLSSENMLLRSRIDIEPPCSSESSSLTPVGHPENLGQMPLRKNRCTSQQATNRDLCTSHKGDTESVMRMPLRNRTSSTIKQTVNRDSPVKSSMKGSNSVTSSHSSVFSEQPICSHSNTTCKNTEVISHMPLRSGTNSTAEIPPNRKSAIEEALESPVRMLRRGNASFTEKPCGSATPSCTNKRSPRQQTVLAESTLSSKLKIQPQKNMEVQIKDSLNFPDESVCLASLPQTKPVVCSPPKFLEAIRGEEHQQLISNLNTKFDKMHKSWIQMDKEGHPAPKHKNKADRLKEIWKSKRRIRKSRPLEQQKFSHVQMLFMKPFDLPSICRWFLESTETKSLVIVKKVNTRLPSETQLCFQTAGTGSSNGIFPSQQAERLKKHLKKFAIASPVKNNPKNQRLISKALGRDISVMRSKEKHEPTTATRISTKAQSLAGVIAAQAPESLSTITGNVKNPASARILRKYSNIREKLQVQQSKKCKEKTFKGTRLKTSIIPKKAAKHKLPTRKGAKCAIVQSFKSLTKKAKTNSSTHKKQSLKRNQGHKDGISPKRLQALTKMTKGKKEHASTNALSKKEALIKNGTHKLQQTKASGTKVDVKKSVLNKGPNNLERQSLGVNMKPLSLEDQVLTRSQRKLEATPSHTGSKKKSPTKRCLEPLVTPVKRTKTSKL; via the exons ATGCGGTGTTACACAGGAAAG AACCTTGTCATTAACGAGTTCATCATGGCGGACCAGGATGCCCCGCTGGACCTTTCGCTGAAGAAGATTAAAGTAGAGAACTTGGAACAAG ATGGAGTTCTTGACCTTTCAACCAAGAAGGATTTCAACAAAGGGCATGCATCATCTTTCAGGAATTCTCATGGCCATGTCAGTCCGGCTGCACCTTTGGTCAAAAG ggACCATGGTGATGTGAGTCTTGCCCAAGTAAGAGATCTACACTCGGCCTCCACTTTGGAACAGTTCATGTCTAATCTGTGTTTGCATCACCAGCATCAAATAGTTGATGCATTGGGGTTCTTGCAGACTGAAGTCAAGACTGTGGCCCCTTCCAGCAGTTTTCAAGCACCTGCTCCAACTTTGTCAGAGAAGCAAAGAACAACCAGTTGTAATCATTTATCATTTGAAGCAAGGTCTGAGATTCAGTGGTCTGAGAGAACATGCTCTGTGGATGCTGCAGTAAGCATTACTAGAACTCAAGAATCATCTTTTGTCAGGTCAAGTGAAGAGGATACTGAAGAGGCTTTAAATGCTGATGTCTCCAGTATTGCACCTGTAATGACTGAAATGCCAGTAGACATTCACAACTTGGGTGTTGGATTTTTGTGTTCTTCCTCTTGTAGAACAGGTGTTGAGTGTGGAAATGTAATTACTCCTAAATCTCCAAGCCTTTTTATCATGAATAAGACAAAGTTTGATCATCTGGAACCAAAAGAGTTGTTAGGCTCAAGCATTCAACGTGTTGGTACAAACACTGTAAAGAAGTGCCTATGCAATGCTGAAAGATGTTTACCAACATGTTCTGCAGAGTCTGATAATGCCGAGCTCTCTTTTAAATGCGCACAGAAGTGCTCTATAGtaaaaaacaaagatgaaagtgtaACGCACCCCACCATTCAAATGACATCTACTGTAGCATTACCAATATCTCCAAGAACAGCCAGGAAAAGCAGAAAAGGTTCTTGTGTGACGCAAAGGAATTGTGCTTCAAATTATATCCTAAATGAGCCTGATTGCGACTTGGTGTTCATTCGAAAATCAATAACTGAATGTCAGCCTCAATCACGTAATCGGCTGCATCCACGACAAAATGCCCGGAAGAGCACAAGGGGTCATAAGTACATTGAGGAGTTCTTGGAACTAAAAACTGTTCGTACGTTAGCTCGTAAGTTTGTAAGTGATGCCAGTGGGAATTGTCCAGCTCATCTGCCAGATGTGCATACTTCAGTCACTCCAAAACAGTCCCTTTCCAAGCCTGACAGTGTTCCGCTCATGAACGCACCGTTTACAGGGGATTGCATGGAAAATGTTATTCAGAAACTACCATCAGAGCAGATACTGAAGAATGAAATGCCAGGAGATGTTGTAAATGTTACCAATCAAGGCCTGATGCTGGAAACCACTCAGACTTGTAAAACTGAAAACAATTATCAAATTTCCCATGAACTTGCATGTAAACGGAGTGAATTAACCATGCAACAAGATTTGATCACAAATGCTCTCTGTTGTGTTCCTAATACAATTGTGCATGAAAAACATAAGGACATGGTAGAAGTCATAGAATCCACTGAAACAACAGAACACATTGTACAGATCGAAGGGAGTGATTCTAAAAAAGGACCATTGTTGAAAGATGTGGTTTGTGGTTTAGGAAGTAAGTGTCAAGATAAATCCACTGAGCCATCACTGAGGTGCTCAGTATCACCTAACATAGCCGAAGATGATTCTACTCGTGAATTCAGTGTGGAATCAAGAAATGACTCAAATCAAAACCTCTCAAAAGTCAAGATTTCAGCTGATCCCAAGGAACAATCAGAGGTGGTTGAAATAAAGGCAAATACTGAGGAGGATCAAGGTGCTCAAGAGCAAGATTTGCATGATGttgaaatgaatgtgaaaatggcaAATACTTCCAAACTACCAATGGAGAGTCGAGGGGATTCAGAGGTGTCCAGCCTGATGGAAGTCATTGCTGGACAgccacttttaaaatgtaatgagaaGGATATGTCTTTGCATACTCAAAAAGATTTGGATGCAAAAATGGTGCTAGCGAAGCAGGCTGTGTTCTCTGACAGATGCTTACGTAGTAGAGGTTCAAAAGGTAGTATTGATGTAGTAAAAGGCACCAAGTGTGATGCATCAGAACTTGTTAACTCAAAGATGACACATTCCAATGATGAAAGCACAAAGATTCCTTGTGTTAAACAGCCTCTGAATTCTATTGAAACAAATGTGCATTCTGAGGGTGAGCACAATTTGAAAACTTCAGAAAATCGTGAAAGAGGAGCCAAATCTAATAAGAGACTAGTTTTGGATCATACAGTTGAaatgagacaaaaacaaaaatctaaatcagcTGTTGAGAAAGACGAGCATCAGAGTCCAAACATCAAAACTGACAATGATGACAAAGTAACAATTATGTCACCTGATGTTCTGGAGACTGTGAGCATCACCTCCACTATCAAGACTGGACAAGGCTCTGAAAGCTCTGAAAAAATGGCACTTAGAAGTAGTCATAATGAACTTTCCATTAGTAGAGAGAACTCTTCTCCCATCAAAAAGTTTCCACTAAGCTCTGAAAATATGCTGTTGAGAAGTAGAATTGATATTGAACCACCTTGTAGTAGCGAATCAAGCAGTCTGACCCCAGTAGGTCATCCAGAGAACCTAGGGCAGATGCCTTTAAGAAAGAATAGATGTACTAGTCAACAGGCAACCAACAGAGATTTGTGCACATCTCATAAAGGGGATACTGAGAGTGTGATGCGTATGCCTTTAAGAAACAGGACAAGCAGCACAATTAAACAGACTGTTAACAGAGATTCCCCTGTTAAAAGTTCTATGAAAGGTTCCAATTCAGTAACGTCATCCCATTCAAGTGTCTTCAGTGAACAACCTATCTGTTCTCACTCAAATACTACCTGTAAAAATACAGAGGTCATAAGTCACATGCCCTTAAGAAGTGGTACCAATTCAACTGCAGAAATCCCCCCTAACAGGAAATCTGCTATTGAAGAAGCTTTGGAAAGCCCTGTTCGCATGTTGAGGAGAGGGAATGCATCTTTTACTGAAAAGCCTTGTGGATCTGCAACACCATCTTGCACAAATAAACGTTCTCCAAGACAGCAAACCGTTTTGGCAGAGAGCACATTGAGTTCAAAACTAAAAATCCAACCCCAGAAGAATATGGAGGTACAAATAAAAGACTCTTTAAATTTTCCAGATGAATCAGTCTGCTTAGCTAGTCTTCCGCAGACCAAACCTGTTGTTTGTAGTCCCCCTAAGTTTTTGGAAGCTATAAGGGGAGAAGAACACCAGCAGTTGATTTCCAATTTAAATACAAAGTTTGATAAAATGCACAAATCTTGGATTCAAATGGACAAAGAGGGCCATCCTGCACCGAAACACAAAAACAAGGCAGACAGACTTAAAGAAATCTGGAAAAGCAAACGCAGAATACGAAAGTCAAGACCATTAGAGCAACAGAAATTCTCTCATGTGCAAATGCTATTCATGAAGCCCTTTGACTTGCCCAGTATATGCAGGTGGTTCTTggaatcaactgaaacaaaatcacttgtcattgttaagaAGGTGAACACTAGACTACCTTCTGAAACACAGCTGTGTTTTCAGACTGCTGGAACAGGATCCTCTAATGGGATATTTCCGAGTCAGCAGGCTGAACGGttaaaaaaacatctgaaaaagTTTGCCATTGCATCACCTGTGAAAAATAACCCCAAGAATCAAAGGCTAATATCAAAAGCTTTAGGTCGGGATATCTCTGTCATGAGGAGTAAAGAAAAACATGAACCAACTACTGCCACACGGATCTCAACAAAGGCACAGAGTCTTGCTGGAGTGATTGCAGCACAGGCTCCTGAGAGCCTTAGCACGATCACGGGCAATGTGAAAAATCCAGCAAGTGCTAGAATTCTTAGAAAATATTCTAACATACGTGAGAAGCTTCAGGTACAGCAAAGCAAAAAATGCAAGGAAAAAACATTCAAAGGTACTCGTTTGAAAACATCTATCATTCCAAAGAAAGCCGCCAAACATAAATTACCGACACGTAAAGGAGCAAAGTGTGCGATTGTCCAGAGTTTCAAGTCCTTGACCAAAAAGGCAAAAACAAACTCCTCTACCCATAAAAAACAATCTCTAAAAAGAAACCAAGGTCACAAAGATGGGATCTCACCAAAAAGGTTGCAGGCActcacaaaaatgacaaaaggcAAGAAGGAACATGCCTCGACAAATGCATTAAGTAAAAAAGAGGCATTGATAAAAAATGGAACTCATAAGCTACAGCAAACAAAAGCAAGTGGGACTAAGGTTGACGTAAAGAAATCAGTGCTCAACAAGGGCCCTAATAATTTGGAACGACAATCTCTAGGTGTGAACATGAAGCCTCTGTCATTGGAAGACCAAGTGTTAACTAGGTCTCAAAGAAAGTTGGAAGCCACACCTTCACACACTGGGTCCAAAAAAAAATCCCCCACAAAGCGATGCTTGGAACCATTGGTCACTCCAGTAAAACGAACAAAGActtcaaaattatga